Genomic window (Candidatus Woesearchaeota archaeon):
CCGAGATTTGAACTCGGGTCTCGGCCTTACTCTAAACTTTCTAATCTTATTTAAGTTTGCGAGAGGGCCGAATGATTGACCGGACTACACTACGGGAGCCTAAATATAAAAAGCATCTGTTTCCTTTAAATAATTTTCTTTAGAGAATTTGAATAATTCAAAATTTCTCTTTAAAAACCCCTTATTTACCAATCTTCACTTTAAAGGCTATTCAGTCAAATCCCTTCTAACTTCTATTTAAACCTAACTTAGATTTTTCAAACTAGAAAAATATTTAAACCTTTAACTCAAATTCTAAATTATGGACAAAGAGTTGGTGTGGAAAGACGAAACTGGAACTTACAAAATGGGTTACAGTCAAAAGTTAATGAAAGAGCAGGTTAGATGGCAAAAAATTAATTTTGCAGGTAATATTGCACTAATGGCTTTAATTTTAATACTTTTATTAATTGTTCTATTTGTTTTATATAAATTAGATTCAGTAAATTTCTTTATGAATTTAATTCAATAAGATAAAGTTTTTTAAAGATTATACTTAATTTTATTACTATGCCAAAATATACTAAAGAAGAAAGAGCTATGCTCCTTTTATCAATCATAACTCTATTCTATCTTCTTGCCTTTGCAATCTATACCTTTGTAAAAAGAAATCTTGAATTTTCATATTATCTCATGGTTTTTTTAGCTTTAGCCTTATCAATAATAAAATATCATAAAAAATTAGGTTTAACATTAGGTATTACATATGGCTTATCTTTGTGGGGTTTTTTAGGTTTGATGGGAGGAAATTTACATATCAATGAAATAAGATTATATGATATTTACATCTTTTCAGACATTCTAAGGTATGATCAGTTTGTTCATGCACTGGGAGCATTTTTTGCAACTTTTATTATTTATGAAATTTTAAGATATAAGGTAAAAAACATTAATACTTCTTTATTTGTAATAATAATCGTTTTAGCAACATTAGGTGTAGGCACCTTGAATGAAATTATGGAATTATTGGCTGTAATTTTTTTAAAAGCCCAAGCTACAGTCGGAGATTATATGAATAATGCATTAGACTTATTATTTAATTTTATTGGTGCATTAATTGCAGCCTATATTATCTTTCCAAGATTTAAGTTTCATATTAAACCTGCTGAGAAAGAGGGGGCTGCGAGGATTTGAACCCCGGTTGCTACCACCCCAAGGTAGAGTGATAACCAGACTACACTACAGCCCCAAAATTCATTTAATATACAAAAGTATTTAAATTATTTTGATTAATTTCAATGAGAGGTGAATTTAGTGAATAATTTATTAGCTTATATTTTTAGTATCTTACTTATAATTGGGTTAATCTTAATCTTTATTTTAATAATTTTGCCTGAAATTCGTAAATCTATTAAAAACAAAAAAAGATATCGGGGTCTAAGAGATTATCAAAATTTAAAAAAACTTCAAAAATTAGACATACCTAAACCTCCAAAGCACACTAAAAAAAGTATAGGCTTAATTCCTATTTGCATAAAAAGAGATTTTGAAAAAGGCTACACTCTGCCTCAAATAGAAGAAGATTTGTTAAAAAAAGGTTATACTCCTGGAGATTTTGACAAGCATCTTTTACCCTATCTAAAACGTGCTTTGATAATTGATGAAAAAGAGACCCAAACAAAAGAAGCATTAGTAGAAAGATTGAGATTAGGTAAATTAAAAAAGAAAAATAAAACTCTTAAAAAACAAAAACTATAAAAGTAAGTAACTAATTTTGATTTCTGCAATGAATTTAAATAATGACTTACCAACAAAAATGATTCTTTCTCTTTCTGAATTAATAGATTTACAAGCAAAGTATTATCATTTCAATAAGCTTTTAGAATCTAGATTAAAACATCTTTGTATAGAAGGAAAAGTTAAGTTAGACCACATTAAACTTAAAGAAAGACTCTTTAGCAGAGATGACAAATTCTCTAATTTAGAGCCAATAAATGATTTATATGACTTAGAGGGAGTTATTGATAATATTCGAGATAAAAGTCTAACAAAAATTTATTTGGGGTGTCAAGAACTAAAAAAACAATCTAAAGAAAAATCATTAGAATATCTTGGACAAAGGTTGCTTTATATCCATTTATATGTTGAATAAATAAACGGGCTCGAGGGGATTTGGACCCCCGACCACCTGATTAAGAGTCAGATGCTCTACCAAGCTGAGCTACGAGCCCATAAGTTAAGAATTATTATAAAGGGTTTTTAAAGTTTATCTAAATTTTACCTTAAACATCATCAAAATTAAACTCATTAACAAACCACCAGAACCTAAACCCACACAAGCAGACATATCAACACTAAACAATCCTAAAAATAAGGGTATAAACAAAACAAAACTTTTCTGAATCAAATTTAAGGTAATTTTACTTAATTTCTTTTCATTCATTTCGTAAGAAACAACTAAACCATATATTAATCCCAATATAATAAATATTATAGAATAAATTAAAAATGAGTTTTTAGAACCTAAACTCAAAAACAGTAAAATTCCTATATAAAAAAATATATTTCTATATAAAAATGCAATTAAAACTCCTATTAAAAACCAAATCAAAAAACCTTTAAATAAAAATATTCCAACAATTGTACCTAAAAAACCAAGAACCAACAAAGTTACTTTCAAATATTTCTTAGAATATTCAATTTCTTCTTTAGCAATATAAGTTAAATAACCCCCTAATAAAACCCCTAAAAACACAATAAGAAAGTTTAAAATCTTTAAATCTATTAACATATAACAAAAGTTATTTAAGTAATATAAATATGTTTCTCCTTATGAAAATTGCAATTATATGCTCAGAAGCAGATCCAGCATCTATTAATATATACAATTCTCTAAAAAACTATAAATTAAATGCAGATTTGCTTAAAATTAAAGAAAGAACAGTTTTTGCAGATAAAATAAACAAATTAAATTATGATTTCTTCATACTTCCAACTAAACATGAAAGTGCCTCTCAAAAGAAATGTTTAACTTGTCATTTTCCAGGTAATTGGAACAAAGCAGATATTGGTGGTAAAGAAAAAATGTTAGGCATAGCAAATGCATCATTTGAAAAAGAATTATTTATTAATTTAAATAAAAATGCAAATAGGGATTATCCTGCAACTTTAGAATGTACACATCATGGCCCTTATTTAAACAAACCTTCAATTTTTATAGAAATAGGTTCAACAAAAGATGATTGGATTAAACCTGAATTAGGAGATATAATTGCAAGAACAATTGTAGAAACATTAAAACAAAAAACAAAATCTTACAAAACTTATTTAGGCATAGGTGGACAACATTATTGTTATAATTTTAACAAAATTTTAATAAACTCAGATTTAGCACTTTCGCATATCTGCCCAAAATATCAATTAAATTCTTTAACAGAAAAAATGATTCAACAAGTAATAAAAAATACCTTAGAACCAATAAAAGGAGTTATTATTGATTGGAAAGGTACTTCAAATAAGCAAGAAATAATTAAAATTGCAGAATCATTAAACTTAGAAGTTCTAAGAACTGATAAACTGTAGAAAGTTTTATATATAAGATGTATATAAGAAGAATATAATTAATATATAATGAGTAAACATGCAAACCACTATACAAGTTCAAAAAGAAACCTTGGATAAATTAAAGAACTTTAAAGAATATAATAGAGAAAGCTATAACGAAGTGATAATTAAATTAATGAAATATAAGGAATTAAATGAGCTTCATTTAACAAAACAAACTAAAGAAGATATAATCGAAGCTAGAAAAGAAAAAGGAGTTTCATTAAGTCATGCCATTAAAGAATTAGGTGTTAAGATTGACTTATAAAATTGAAGTAAAACCTAAAGCAATTAA
Coding sequences:
- a CDS encoding DUF2238 domain-containing protein — protein: MPKYTKEERAMLLLSIITLFYLLAFAIYTFVKRNLEFSYYLMVFLALALSIIKYHKKLGLTLGITYGLSLWGFLGLMGGNLHINEIRLYDIYIFSDILRYDQFVHALGAFFATFIIYEILRYKVKNINTSLFVIIIVLATLGVGTLNEIMELLAVIFLKAQATVGDYMNNALDLLFNFIGALIAAYIIFPRFKFHIKPAEKEGAARI